GAACAGATTCATTGATGCAGAGAAAGTATTAAGCTCAAGGGGTCAACATGAATCATTGATCTTGGCTGACTGCACAGCTACACAGAAGGAGCATGTGGCACACAGTTTCATTCATTGCCCATCGTTATTAATCAGCCTTGACACAACTGCTGAGGTGATTGGCTCATAAGTATCCGGTGCTCGGCCcgatgacacaaacacacacagtgagcgACAGTGCAGGTCCGCTCAAGGGAGGCAGGGAGGTGTAGTGGAACAGATGCATGTTGCGACAGACCAAGTAAAACGATCGCAGAGATGCTGGGTCGCTCTTCGGGAGGCTAAATGACCATCTGTGTTCCTGCAGACACAGTCTGGCCTGGTCCCaccacctccctctctatctcagaggaggctggtgggaggagcaatAGGAGGACGGGTTCATTGTAATGtgtggaatggaataaatggaacagagtcaaatgtgtttgatgtgtttgataccattccattgatttcaCTCCAgctacaatgagcccgtccttctATAGCttctctcaccagcctcctcccACCAGATATTGAGTGATCGTTCATGTTctgacagtgagagaaagagagatacagggatgGAGGAATCCGGGCCAACTATAAATACGCACCTAAGAGATGTAGGGAGTGGAAaggccacagagagagagtgggagagagtgaaagacagagagcgagatagctGTAGAGTACACATCACTGTTACCTACTcttgcacaaaaaaaaaacaattttattcAAACAACTCAATTCATACACAACAGATGCATGTGTAATATCCATGAACAGAAATAAACCCCAAGAAAATGTACACTGTGATTCGCCAGCCAATTTGAATATGCCAATCCATTACATTTACAAGCTCAGAGAAAAGGTATGAACACTGCAAAGAAGCAGTAGCATTTGCCCAGCCTGTCATCTTAAATGACATAGAACGGCCTCACAAAACAAGTATGTGGGGAGAGAACAGTGTAGATCTAAACACAACTAGATATGCGAGGAGTGAGCCTAAAAAGCATAAGAACATTCCATACCAATACATCTCTTGTATAGAGGTGAGTAACAGCACTACGGGTCACAGTACTGTGCTTACTTTGCACTCAACATATTTCTAGAACACCGTGTTATCAGAATAACAACATATTCTCCAAATACAATGTACATTATAAATATAGTAATGATAATCAAATGTAAAAGAGATTTCCATGTAACAGAATAATAACCATAGTAGTAATACTAATTGAATAATACTTTTAGAATAAAACGTCACCCTAATAACAATATTCAAAATCTGTAATCATGGTCCTTCACGAGAAACAATACATTTTCTATATCTCTGAATAACTGTCATAGGAATTGAAAACAGAGAAGCAGATTAGAGATATGTCTAGAACTACGGTTCCAATTTTGCAATGGAgatcagaaagagagacagagagaaatagagggggtcTATTGGGGTAATAATAGACAAATTGAGGAGAGTAAAATGCTAGTGTACTGTATTATTAGGCatagatttttttctctctcctcaagAGACATTCGTTTTCAGTGCCACCATCAGTATTTCTGCTTCACTGATTCCGTCTCCGGTCATTTTAGTTCACGCTGTTACGCGGCAACCCTCTTGGCTCTCCAACACGAGGCAGCACACCTCATAAAGTGATAGGCTAGATTAGAGACCAACTGTGTTTGACGCAACCCTTATTATCAGATAAGACAATTTGGGAAAAGCTGAGAGAATTGCAATAATGGCATGCATTACAGAGTATTGTCTGTAGCATATAAGTTATTTGTCTACAACCTTTTACTCTGATAAACTATTAACTAAGATAATACTATTTTATTGGCTATTATAACCATTAATATTAACAAAACAGTATTTGCAAAAGCTGCAATTTCTCAAATTTACACTACACTAGCCCTATATATAATTACATAGCCTTTTTAATCTTGCGTCCGTCCAAGCACTTTCCATCAAATGTGTAGCTTTTTTCTTAGTACTGCAATACTTTATTCTATATGAAATTAGAAAATGGACCAACCACTTCCATTAGACAAGCAACTGTTGTTCTAAATGTGTCTATTTCTACAATTATACAATTGTCTATTGGAGTGTATAAAAACAATTCTAAGCCTGCTGACATTAGCCAAGGTGTACAAAGTAATTATGTCAGTTTCTGTGCTATGTCAACGCTGGGAAGTGCAAGTCATCACAAACGTCATCAAATgtaatgtaaactcagcaaaaaaagaaacgtccccttttcaggaccctgtctttcaaagatcatttgtaaaaatccaaacaacttcacagatcttcattgtaaagtgtttgaacactgtttcccctgcttgttcaatgaaccatgaacaattaaatgaacatgcacctgtggaacggtcgttaacacactaacagcttacatacggtagacaattaaggtcacagttatgaaaatttcGGAAACTaaagaaaaacaccaaaagaaagatgcccagcgtccctgctcatctgcgtgaacgtgccttaggcatgctgcaaggaggcatgaggactgcagatgtggccagggcaataaattgcaatgtccgtaccgggagaagcctaagacagctctacagggagacaggatggacagctgatcgtcctcacagtggcagaccccGTGTAACACTTGCACCcaatcggtacatccgaacatcacacctgccaggaaaggtacaggatggcaacaacaactgcccgagttacaccaggaacgcacaatccctccatcagtgctcagactgtccgcaataggctgagagaggctggactgcgggcttgtaggcctgttgtaaggcaggtcctcaccagacatcatcggCAATAACGTTGCCTatgagcacaaacccaccgtcgctggaccagacaggactgacaaaaagtgctcttcactgacgagttgtggttttctctcaccaggggtgatggtcggattcgcatttatcgtagAAGGTATGAGCGtgacaccgaggcctgtactctggagcgggatcgatttggagatggagggttcgtcatggtctggggtgatgtgtcacagcatcatcggactgagcttgttgtcattgcaggaaatctcaatgctgtgtgttacagggaagacatcctactccctcatgtggtactcttcctgcaggctcatcctgacatgaccctccagcatgacaatgccaccagccatactgctcgttctgtgcgtgatttcctgcaagacaggaatgtcagtgttctgcaatggccagcgaagagcctctcaatcctattgagcatgtctgggacctgttggatcggagggtgagggctaaggccattcctcccagaaatgtccaggaacttgcgggtgccttggtggaagagtggggtaacatctcacagcaagaactggcaacactgcagtacttaatgcagctggtggccgcACCAGAtactactgactgttactttttattttaacccccccccccctttgttcagggacacattattccatttctgttagtcacatgtctgtggaacttgttcagtttatgtctcagttgttgaatcttgttatgttcatacaaatatttacacatgttaagtttgctgaaaataaacgctgttgacagtgagaggacatttctttttttgctgagtttagttaagGTTTTGTAGGCCAATAGGGGTACAATAAACTATTGATTTCAACTCAAACATAATGGTGACATGCTAATAATCTATGAAAAATAAATATTATAAATAAACTAATCAATTATAAGATACCTAAATACATACAGAAATAAAGTGAACAAGTATTAAACAATCTTATGCAACAAACAATTTGTCAATGTAGCTAAAATAGTCCCATGTCATAAAAAAAAGGCGGGGGGAAAGACACGGTCACAGTACACCCTATGGTGTATCCCTCCGCCAGCACAACTTTAAAATAGAGATGTCATTCATCTCAGGAGAAAAATCCCAATCTTTTTGTCCACAATTTTCATATATTAATCTCATAATAAGACAACAATATGTCTTTATTTACTTTCCATTTGATTGTGTGTAAAATGAATACTGATCATTTGTATCCCTCCATACCTACGTCTGTTTGGCAGTCTTATACTATAATTTATACGATCCatttaataaatatttttttctaaatACTATCGTCAGATGCGGGTGTTTATGAAAATCATAAATCAAAAACTATAAATGACTAAACACAATTCAATAAAAGTATTTATATTAGAAGTAATTCAAAACAACCTCCTTACACAATACTATTTATATATGGCACTAATGTCAGTCATGATTTGTGATATTTTTGGCAGTTTTGTGAAGGCTTAAATAGTTTATCAAGATACATTGTGATCCATGGTTTGGTCTACCTAGGTTCAAGGGGACCATAAATTCATCTGTAATTCATAGTTAAAGGGCAATTCTgacacttttcaacctcatattcattatctccagcaccataccagtgtctacatatgtgaaaattGCACGTTTCTATGCTCTGTGGTTAAAAAGAGAAGAAGGTCCTAAAGATTATTCTCTGTGATAAGGCAGGAGGAAAAGTAAGAAAAACTCtgattttcaaaacctgcaacAAGTTTCTAGCCAGATGGAGGGCATTTTCTTACTCCCCACGTCACTGTGAATCTCATTTGATGATGTCATGCGccgttttcacatatgtagacactggtactGTGCTATAGATAATGAAAATGAGGTTGAAATgtggtggaattgccctttaatGCCTCTGTGTATGTACTCTGTTTCCCCCATAAGTGCTATGGAGCGCTATTATATCCGAGTGTAAATGGTAAGTAATACTGGCAAGTAATGTGTATCTATTTGTTTTGGCAATTGAATATAAGTGTGATTGGTTCTCAACCCGTTAGTAGTCATTAGGTCAGGTcagtactgtatacagtacacaggatgcatatatatatatatatacacacacacaccccaatatatgtgtgtgtgtgtgtgtgtgttatatatatatatatatatatacacacacacacacacacacacacacacacacacatacaccccccaaTATAACATACCAGTTTCAGAGAGTGAATTCCGGTGCTCTTATTCTTCAATCTCCACCCAAAACTACACATCCCATGATGCCACACTGTGTTATGTATTAGGGTTCCCAGTCATCGTCATGGTGTTGGGAGGCGATGATGACTACCACGGTGAGGATGGTACACAGGACGATGGAGGCAATGCCCACCGCCAGGCTGATGAAGGAGAAGTTACGCGCCTCGCGGGACGCTATCTCTGCCGTCACCATGTCCCCCCTGGCCACTGCTGTACGCACCtgagggggggaaggagggagagagagaatgctttTTTCCACTCACAAACTGTGGTTTTGGAGTGCTTGGCCATATTTATAGAATGTATTGCATGCCGATAATTAACCTTAAACTGAATTtagttgagagagggagagagtggtgttGACAATAGTACATACTCACACAAAAAGCCACAAAACACAGTTTATCAGGTCTTAAATTAAACaaccaaaataataataatactaatggTTCAAGACCCAAGTTTGCAGGGCTATTTATGCCTGGCTGTCAGCTTAGCTCAACTCAAACAAATCGGAAGGAAAGCCCAATGCAAAAATCAATTTTAGCCTGTGTAAACAATGCTGCAATTACATGATGTAGACTGTTGTAGAGTCTTGTGCATAATGGTCAGGCTAACCAACAAAGCCAtcatataaaaaataaacataatactgtaataaacagagaaacaacaaaacaaTCAATAATTTCCCTAAAAATGACTAGCGAGCTAACAAACATACTGTGCAGACAATTCTGTGCTAGCCTAACACCAACCTGTACTGCCTTGATGATGGCTATGATTCCTGTGGGCCAGAAGCAGCAGACGGTGGTGAGCACAGCGATGGGCAGGTAGTCGTGAGGAGGGCGCCGGGGCTCCATCAGAGCGATGCCATGGGGCATCTGCATGCCCATCTGACCCTGGGGCATCCCCTGGTAGGGCTGTccctgtgtgagagtgtgagagagaaagagagaaagagaaagagaaagagaaagagagagagagagagagagagagagagagagagagagatgtatcaagcatctcagagtaggagtgcttatctaggatcaggtccccccttgtccatgtaatcttattcagtGTGATCtacaaggcaaaactgatccaagAACAGTACTCCTACTGTGAGATGCTTGATCTCTTTATGGCCACTGACCTTGGAAAAGCATTTTGGGATTTCTCTGTACCCCTCAAGAGGAGCAAACCAATGTTTACTTTCCACAGCCTTAACCTAAGAACCAATGGAAATTGGCTTGTGTGGGTGACTCATTCTCTATTCGATTAAGAAAGGAAATACCAGGTCATTATAATGCTGCGCCTGCTCCCCAGTGATTTACTACTGCATCATGATGATACACAAACATATACCATGGCATGattgaatacttgtttctgattggcttgaagggcattctagagcatTAACCTCTTGTTGATTATCCCTTATTATCCCACAGAATGTATCATGGTGCAGAAGTAAAACACTGGGGAGCAGTATTATACCTTGTGCGGGCCTATCCGTTCTTGTATATTTTTCCCCAACCAGCACCGGTGTTCTAAAGAATCAGATGAGCATACCACCCTCATACGCTTCGTTCTCTTTTCAGCAAACACAAAATGCTTTGGAATAATTACTGCTATCGTAGATGAATACACTGACTCACCGACGCCATGGGGTAGACAGGAACATAGGCTGTGCAGGGCTGCAGCTGGAGAGGGTATCCTGGTTGAAAATACCCTACAGGGGCATGTGGGACCCCCCCTCCTGGACCCTGGGTCTGGACTGTGTAGCCCTGTGGGGCCCCTGGGTGTCCGTAGGAGCCATTGTGGAACTGGGTCTCCTGGTAGCCATCGGAGCCAGGGGGCGGGGGTGGAGGGGGGTAGTTGGGCTGGGGGCCACAGCTGGGGGGGTGCATGTTGGGGTGCTGCATGTTGGGGTGCTGCATGTTGGGGTGCTGCATGTTGGGGTGCTGCATATTGGGGTGTTGTTGGCCAATGTTAGGGTCCTGGGATGGGAGGTATGGAGGGGGCTGCATTTGCTGCATGGGTTGGGACATGGCCTGCCGATTGGAGTCCTCCAGacctgagagaggaagagatggaaagaaattagagagagaaataaatatgtgagtgagtgagtgagtgagtgagtgagtgagtgagtgagtgagtgagtgagtgagtcggCAGAAATGTTATCTAACTAGCCATCCCTCCGACATTTTGGTCACCGCTTACGCAATACAAGCACTATAATAGGTTTGTCACCTACGGGTATGTATGTAAACCACACAAACGTATGTAGAGTGTGAAAATGTTGAATACATTTCACACACAAAGAGAAACAAAAAGAACCACGTTCACACAGTAGCCAGGTTGACTTTGTACAGTACAGCAATAAACAGCATGCTGACTAGCCTATTCAGCAgttgatatgagagagagagagagagagagagagagagagagagagagagagagagagagagagagagagagagagagagatgtgcttGGGGATACACACCATTACATAACCCACTAACACTGTCACCACAGCCAGAGTAAGACCACTCAAACACAGAAGGGGGATGGGATACTGACACAGCGGGAGGGACACCTTTCAAGGGTACATGGCGCACATCAGGGACTGAATGCGAAACAGGGAAATCTGATTCATAGGATGCAATGGGAGAGATAGTCAAATAAAAAAggagagaggacaacagtgaAGAAAGGAAGGGTTATAGTGGATGAATGGGGGATAAGTGATAGGAGTTCATATGGATCTGATAGTGAACGAATGCACTAATGTATACTTTCATTGACTGTTTGAATTAATGGCCCATTCACAACTAAGGCATATACCAGATAGCATACTACTCAGTAGTCTAATGGTGATGGAAAGCCATCAATGAACATATATTTTTTGATCATTCCAAATGTCTTATGTTGTAGATCTCTAGTCAAATTTGTATAGGATTTCTTTGGGTGTCTATAATTAAGATGAGCTGATTCCTTTGAGAGGGGGAATAGTCCTATATATGTTGCCATCTCTCCATAATGAACAATACGATTATATCTGGCATGTTTTATCATCCATATTGGATTACAATGTTCTGCTATTCCCGAAAAACCTCAGCTGTTTGTTTGTGTCTATCAGGTGATACGGCTATATAGCCTATAAACTTCATTCATTGGTGTGATGTGCATGCCATGAACATGCAGGCAGGCCTCTATACAGGGCTTTCCCAACCGAAACCTGTTTTCTGTGCTATAGGCTTTCATTTAGAATTAGGGAGGCATCTCACTCAGTAGCATGGCGCTTACCTTGATAACCTCCTAGAATACAGTGAATCCAAGGGAGTTAAAGAGAGAAATTAAGCAAATTATTGTGCTGCATTTCTTATGTTAACATCACACGCTCACGTTCATTCGCCCTGATACACTGTACAAACGCACGCAAATCCGCCCACACTCACGgaaacaaacacacgcacgcaaaccCTTATTTCATTGTAGTTATTTAAATAAATGTGCATGCATAGGCAATTAAATAGAGCGTACCCTATTGGGAATAAAATAACATAGCAGACTACAGATGTAGGACATGCAGATAAATAGAAGGAATAGTTTGTCGGAGATGTTGATATGGGGAGGTGAAAACAGAGAAGATGGAAACAGAGATATCATACGTCACCAAGTAGCCAATTGTTAGTTATGCACCACAAAAAAAACCTACCAAAACAACCTATAGTCAAACAATTATCCCAAATGTACACATGTATCACAATCCAAAGCAGAGAATATACAGCGGGGGAGGGGAAGAATTGGCTCAATTATCAATTACAGTGCTGACATAAAAGACGCAACAGAACAAGAGAAAAAAAGCTTACCGTGTTTTTCAGACATTTCGTGCAGTCAGAATAAAACTCCCCTCCAAACAATTTAATGTAAATATTATTATTCCTCCAAAACGACTTTTGGTAAATCCCCTTACAGAAAAATGATGAAATTATGGAGACTCAATTTCCAGCTAATTTAAATCCATATTTTTTGTATCCCCACATCCGTTGCCTATAATAACGGTATCACGTTATAACTTTAGTACATGATAACCGCCAATTGGATTATCCGATGATCATGACCAATAGGAAATACATGTCCAGTTTTTTCACACTCTCTGTAGCTGGTACATCCACAGTAACAGCGGAAAATAGGTTTCTCCAATGCATCTCTCGTTACATTGAATTAATCAGACACAAAGCTATCGTTGTCTTAAAGAGACAGCCGAGACTGGGAAATACATATGTCACTGAGCTGGAAAACCCGAAACCAACCCTTTAAAGAGATGACCGGATATTGGATTTGAATACTTTTTATGCTATGCTGACAACTCTTTATACCCGTGGCTTGCTGTCATAACATGAGCATGAGTCTAGAACGGATCATGATTTTGATTTAGGGTTAGATAGTTGACTGTAAATGACATTATGTTTCACAGAATAGGATATGTACAGATTGTTGTTCCTACAGTATGCAGCAAGAGCAATAGTTAACAGTGTCATAATGTTTAAACCAATGTCAGACTCATGCATACAGCCACTTACTCAGACAATCACATGAGCCCTTGGGAGACAATTGCTAAAAACAAAGTACTCTAAAATGTTAGTCCACAGTGGATTTTATTACTGTACaataaattacaaataatttCATTATCATTACTACTTTGGTCTGATTTGTTTAAGAGCATTCCCTTTCCATGTCCAGGAATTTAATTAGGACTCAGGTAAACAATTGTATGTCCATACaatcgcacacaaacacacactcctccctcATACACTCACCCATTCTCCCACCATGCTCACACACATTGATCGAGCTTGGGACTTGGCTCAGGCACCTTGGCACTCTCTCACCTATAATACCGTACCTacatcctctctatctcctcctctccacactcTTTCACCTACAATACAAACACTATCtacaccctctctcgctctccctcttccccccatTCTCTCCCTTCAAATCTCAGTGTGTGTAGAGCGAAGCAGTGAACACGATGTCTCTGCGAATGGCCAGGGAGGCCTTCTCCATCTTGCTGCCCAGGACCGAGTCTCCCACGATGCGGGCTGCCTGGCGCACCTCCTTCAGCACCTCGTCTAGTCTCTGGATGCAGCGCACCACCGTGCCCTCCTGGACGTCTGTTAACTGTGCAATCTCTGCAAATGGCTGGAGTAggaaataggaaagtataccagttaaTTTAGACACAGTTGAGTACAGGACAGGACTGCTGCCTTCTTGGTCTCCCCTGTATttgttacctttattttactaggcaagtcagttaagaacaaattcttatttacaatgacggcctagaaacacctagaaacagtgggttaactgtcttatccagggacagaacgacagctttttttaccttgtcagctctagcaacctttcggtttctgtcccaacgctctaaccactaggctacctgccaccctgacAGTCTGCATCTCTTTTTAAATAAATAGGCCAGGAAGTAGGGATACCAGTTAGTTTAAACTTATGATAAAGTACAGCAAGGGTTCCCAAACATTTTTGGCCCATGACCCcatttttatatataaaaaaaaatatcaaccCCATCAAGTAAAAAAAGTGATGTAATCAAAGCAAATGTTAACTTTTTTTGAAAGGGGCTATGACAGTCTATTTCAAATCAATCTGCCAGTAGTTTTGACAGTATTTCAATCTGAAGGAAATATGGTTTGACGAAACTGAAATCAGAAAGGTATTAGGAAGTTCAGAAGATCATCAGGCAATAATTTGGTATAAACTTCTGTGTTGAAAAGACCATCATCAGTAATCACAtttctgtcacgacttcctccgaagttggtccctc
The DNA window shown above is from Oncorhynchus mykiss isolate Arlee chromosome 18, USDA_OmykA_1.1, whole genome shotgun sequence and carries:
- the LOC110496102 gene encoding proline-rich transmembrane protein 1 isoform X2, translated to MSEKHGLEDSNRQAMSQPMQQMQPPPYLPSQDPNIGQQHPNMQHPNMQHPNMQHPNMQHPNMHPPSCGPQPNYPPPPPPPGSDGYQETQFHNGSYGHPGAPQGYTVQTQGPGGGVPHAPVGYFQPGYPLQLQPCTAYVPVYPMASGQPYQGMPQGQMGMQMPHGIALMEPRRPPHDYLPIAVLTTVCCFWPTGIIAIIKAVQVRTAVARGDMVTAEIASREARNFSFISLAVGIASIVLCTILTVVVIIASQHHDDDWEP
- the LOC110496102 gene encoding proline-rich transmembrane protein 1 isoform X1; its protein translation is MSEKHGGYQGLEDSNRQAMSQPMQQMQPPPYLPSQDPNIGQQHPNMQHPNMQHPNMQHPNMQHPNMHPPSCGPQPNYPPPPPPPGSDGYQETQFHNGSYGHPGAPQGYTVQTQGPGGGVPHAPVGYFQPGYPLQLQPCTAYVPVYPMASGQPYQGMPQGQMGMQMPHGIALMEPRRPPHDYLPIAVLTTVCCFWPTGIIAIIKAVQVRTAVARGDMVTAEIASREARNFSFISLAVGIASIVLCTILTVVVIIASQHHDDDWEP